A genomic stretch from Acetobacter ascendens includes:
- a CDS encoding FtsK/SpoIIIE family DNA translocase, which yields MFRLLESGSTPLARISPTQSDQYPPSSHKSTLRLRLEEGGGLALCVLACALLAALVSYNPNDPSFNTATGQPPTNLLGISGAFFADTLLQGVGLAAILPALILIAWGWRFMSHRLLGHESWPVFGMRVVAILCLLPVSGALLAAIPLLFTALPAINWPTQAGIGGGIGHSIAQTSIAAGMAAIGPAGGMVLWLLGLLLAFLLMALATGLRREEWFAIWRVTLMLLRLPGKLGVRFVRYYASRKPQADTYTSTETADLYKTRPQTSSQSLFAHGEPEVEEVTHAAPTATPSGTALVLHNEEDSKKPASSSLELTHHTPDPAPVATPAPVVTQAPPPPPPAPEKPAKSGILGRLFSGSANQEGSTGPTVRAGATVRKGGWELPSLSLLKPAPSNTRTGPSPEALNATARLLEQVLADYGVQGKIVGMSAGPVVTLYELEPAPGIRSARIIGLSDDVARSLSVLSVRIATVPGRNVMGIEVPNQTRETVYLSELLNQPTWRDDPGQLPLALGKDIAGEPVFSDLARMPHLLVAGTTGSGKSVGVNAMILSLLYRLSPDECRLIMIDPKVLELSIYDGIPHLLTPVVTEPPKAVNALKWVVREMDRRYRTMAHMQVRNIAGYNARAAEARADGEVVVRRVQTGFDPETGNPVFEEQSVTLDPMPYIVVIIDEMADLMMTAGKEIDACVQRLAQKARAAGIHVIMATQRPSVDVITGTIKANFPTRISFQVISKFDSRTILGEQGAEQLLGQGDMLFMQGGGRITRVHGPFVADSEVEQVVNFLKEQGEPVYDDDVLAEPVDETASSNSGSGRSGGGDNGESEMYDEAVSIVTSEGKASTSFIQRKLSIGYNRAAKLIEQMEKEGIISRADHVGRRKVLVGANRED from the coding sequence GTGTTTCGGCTTCTGGAGTCAGGATCAACACCCTTGGCGCGCATAAGCCCTACGCAATCCGATCAGTATCCCCCATCCTCACACAAAAGCACATTGCGTTTGCGCCTAGAGGAAGGTGGTGGGCTCGCGCTATGCGTTCTGGCCTGCGCTCTATTAGCTGCTCTTGTCAGCTATAATCCCAATGATCCGTCTTTCAACACGGCAACAGGGCAACCACCTACCAACCTGTTAGGCATAAGCGGGGCCTTTTTTGCCGATACGCTACTGCAAGGCGTGGGGCTGGCAGCCATTTTGCCCGCATTAATTCTGATTGCATGGGGCTGGCGGTTTATGAGCCATCGGCTACTGGGCCACGAATCATGGCCTGTATTTGGCATGCGTGTTGTTGCTATTCTGTGCTTATTACCCGTTTCTGGCGCACTGCTGGCTGCTATTCCTCTGCTCTTTACAGCCTTGCCTGCCATTAACTGGCCAACCCAAGCTGGTATTGGCGGGGGCATTGGCCATTCCATCGCTCAAACATCTATTGCTGCTGGCATGGCGGCCATTGGCCCGGCCGGTGGCATGGTGCTGTGGCTACTTGGGCTGCTACTGGCTTTTCTGCTTATGGCTTTGGCCACAGGCCTACGGCGGGAGGAATGGTTTGCCATCTGGCGGGTAACACTGATGTTGCTCCGCTTGCCGGGCAAACTTGGGGTGCGCTTTGTGCGTTACTATGCCAGCCGCAAACCTCAGGCAGATACGTATACTTCTACGGAAACGGCTGATCTTTATAAAACCCGGCCTCAGACGTCCTCACAATCTCTCTTTGCTCATGGTGAACCAGAGGTAGAGGAAGTTACCCACGCAGCACCAACAGCTACACCTTCTGGTACAGCCTTGGTGCTACACAATGAAGAAGACAGCAAAAAACCTGCGTCTTCTTCATTGGAACTAACACATCATACGCCTGATCCCGCGCCCGTAGCTACGCCGGCTCCTGTTGTCACTCAAGCGCCCCCTCCGCCGCCGCCTGCCCCAGAAAAACCGGCCAAATCGGGCATTCTGGGCCGCCTGTTTTCTGGAAGTGCAAATCAGGAAGGTAGCACCGGCCCTACGGTACGTGCTGGTGCCACTGTACGTAAGGGTGGCTGGGAGCTGCCTTCTCTCAGCCTTCTTAAACCGGCTCCGAGCAATACGCGTACAGGCCCTTCCCCAGAAGCGCTAAATGCAACAGCACGCCTTCTGGAACAGGTGCTGGCCGATTATGGTGTGCAGGGTAAAATTGTGGGCATGAGCGCAGGCCCCGTTGTTACCCTCTATGAATTGGAGCCTGCACCGGGCATTCGTTCTGCCCGTATTATTGGCCTTTCAGATGATGTGGCACGCTCTCTTTCTGTGCTGAGTGTGCGTATTGCCACTGTGCCCGGCCGCAACGTGATGGGCATTGAAGTGCCCAACCAAACGCGTGAAACGGTTTACCTTTCCGAACTCCTCAATCAGCCCACATGGCGAGATGATCCGGGCCAGCTTCCTTTGGCTCTGGGTAAAGATATTGCTGGTGAACCGGTATTCAGTGATCTGGCGCGTATGCCGCACTTGCTGGTAGCCGGCACCACGGGTTCGGGTAAATCCGTTGGTGTTAACGCCATGATTCTTTCGCTGCTTTATCGGCTTTCCCCCGATGAGTGCCGCCTGATCATGATTGATCCTAAGGTGCTTGAACTCTCCATCTATGATGGCATTCCGCATCTGCTCACACCGGTGGTGACGGAACCACCAAAAGCCGTAAATGCCCTTAAATGGGTTGTGCGCGAAATGGACCGCCGTTACCGCACCATGGCGCATATGCAGGTGCGTAATATTGCTGGCTATAATGCCCGCGCAGCTGAAGCCCGGGCCGATGGTGAAGTGGTTGTGCGTCGGGTGCAAACTGGTTTTGACCCCGAAACCGGTAATCCGGTTTTTGAGGAACAATCTGTCACGCTAGACCCCATGCCCTATATCGTCGTGATTATTGACGAAATGGCTGACCTGATGATGACGGCAGGGAAAGAAATTGATGCCTGTGTGCAGCGTCTGGCCCAAAAAGCCCGCGCCGCTGGTATTCATGTTATTATGGCCACGCAGCGTCCTTCTGTGGATGTCATTACCGGCACCATTAAAGCCAACTTTCCCACCCGTATTTCCTTTCAGGTTATCAGCAAGTTTGATAGCCGGACCATCTTGGGCGAACAGGGGGCTGAACAGCTTTTGGGCCAAGGTGATATGCTGTTCATGCAAGGGGGCGGCCGCATTACCCGTGTGCACGGCCCATTTGTGGCTGATAGCGAAGTGGAGCAGGTGGTTAACTTCCTGAAAGAACAGGGAGAACCTGTTTACGATGATGACGTGCTGGCAGAACCTGTGGATGAAACAGCATCCTCTAATAGTGGTTCCGGCCGTTCTGGAGGCGGTGATAACGGCGAATCAGAAATGTATGATGAAGCCGTTTCTATTGTGACCAGTGAAGGCAAAGCCTCTACCTCGTTCATTCAGCGTAAGCTTTCCATCGGCTATAACCGCGCCGCCAAACTGATTGAGCAGATGGAAAAAGAAGGCATTATCAGCCGGGCTGACCATGTTGGCCGCCGCAAGGTATTGGTTGGCGCCAATAGGGAGGATTAA
- a CDS encoding RluA family pseudouridine synthase, translating to MPVHAGPAGGPSVEDWFPLLSRRKDGPWLAHRLDTDTSGCLAIALRKQPLLALQHAFATKTAQKTYWAIVQTGPQANAGRINLPLEKQSSKTGWRMVTSPSGAPAATRWKVLGRSKDLCWLELTLETGRTHQARVHCAAMNWPIVGDPLYGTPHPQGLHLLARSLTLPFALPITAIAPPRPGMMPALQACGWIPDEDTKL from the coding sequence TTGCCTGTTCATGCAGGTCCAGCCGGTGGCCCAAGCGTTGAAGACTGGTTTCCCCTACTTTCTCGCCGCAAAGATGGGCCGTGGCTGGCACATAGACTGGATACAGATACATCGGGCTGCTTGGCCATTGCCTTACGCAAGCAGCCTCTTCTAGCTTTGCAACACGCCTTTGCCACCAAAACAGCACAGAAAACCTACTGGGCGATTGTACAAACCGGCCCACAGGCAAATGCTGGCCGTATAAACCTACCGCTTGAAAAACAGTCCTCTAAAACGGGCTGGCGTATGGTTACATCTCCTTCTGGCGCACCTGCGGCCACAAGATGGAAGGTGCTTGGCCGCAGTAAGGATTTATGCTGGCTGGAGCTTACTCTTGAAACCGGGCGCACACATCAGGCCCGTGTGCATTGTGCCGCCATGAATTGGCCTATTGTGGGTGACCCTCTTTATGGCACTCCGCACCCTCAAGGATTGCACCTTCTAGCCAGAAGTTTGACCCTACCTTTTGCTCTCCCCATTACAGCAATTGCACCACCACGGCCCGGCATGATGCCAGCCTTGCAAGCTTGCGGGTGGATACCTGACGAGGACACCAAACTTTAA
- a CDS encoding glycosyltransferase family 4 protein, whose translation MARALRVLTVLPPRERFAPQQAGAIALLVHRAALEGETVVGSPLSVPSFQGVAFQPVSSVLYLLGRIGRYIAGVAKTIWQLQPELVEVHNRPDIALGLRKHFPNLPVSLVLHNDPCGMKKARTAAERETLARKVAVVAVSEWVQKRFNSSGTAADVYVLPNCLDFSALPEALQTRENLLLFAGRVVADKGVDSFVAACAEVLPSAPAWHAEIIGADRFGPDSPQTPFLKQLCVQAQAAHVAMVGYQPHHNVLEAMGRAAIVVIPSRWPEPFGMVALEAMGMGASVVVSPRGGLPEVVGNAGVYANPDDVPALANILRDLMHDPDRRNRMSVAGQQQARKFDAEVIRKKRQLLHEEIVKAWRQKE comes from the coding sequence ATGGCGCGCGCCTTACGGGTTCTAACAGTTTTACCCCCCCGAGAAAGATTTGCACCACAACAGGCTGGGGCCATTGCGTTACTGGTGCATCGCGCAGCGTTAGAAGGTGAAACCGTTGTAGGGTCACCTTTGTCTGTTCCAAGTTTTCAGGGTGTTGCTTTTCAGCCTGTTTCTTCCGTTTTGTACCTATTGGGGCGGATAGGCCGATATATAGCTGGGGTGGCCAAAACAATTTGGCAGCTTCAGCCGGAACTTGTTGAGGTTCATAACCGGCCAGATATTGCGCTGGGGCTGCGCAAGCATTTCCCTAATCTTCCTGTTTCTTTGGTGCTGCATAATGATCCATGCGGCATGAAAAAGGCGCGCACAGCGGCAGAACGAGAAACGCTGGCCCGCAAGGTGGCAGTGGTTGCTGTATCTGAATGGGTGCAAAAACGCTTTAACAGTTCAGGAACCGCAGCAGATGTATATGTGCTGCCCAACTGTCTGGATTTTTCAGCTCTGCCTGAAGCCCTTCAAACGCGCGAGAATTTGTTGCTGTTTGCTGGTCGTGTTGTAGCCGATAAAGGTGTGGATTCCTTTGTCGCTGCTTGTGCTGAGGTCTTGCCTTCTGCTCCTGCATGGCATGCTGAAATTATTGGGGCAGACAGGTTTGGCCCGGATTCTCCGCAAACGCCTTTTTTAAAGCAGTTGTGTGTGCAAGCCCAAGCCGCCCATGTGGCAATGGTTGGATATCAGCCCCATCATAACGTGTTGGAAGCTATGGGGCGAGCGGCCATTGTTGTTATCCCCAGCCGTTGGCCAGAACCTTTTGGTATGGTGGCATTGGAGGCCATGGGTATGGGGGCATCGGTGGTTGTTTCCCCTCGTGGCGGTTTGCCAGAAGTGGTTGGAAATGCCGGGGTATATGCTAACCCGGATGATGTTCCTGCTTTGGCAAATATCTTGCGTGATCTGATGCATGATCCAGACAGGCGCAACCGAATGTCTGTTGCAGGGCAGCAGCAAGCCCGCAAATTTGATGCAGAAGTTATTCGCAAGAAACGACAGCTTTTACATGAGGAAATTGTAAAAGCATGGCGGCAGAAGGAATAA
- a CDS encoding glutathione S-transferase, translating to MADGRLVIGTQRYSSWSLRGWLMVKLAQLNIDIDVVPLAGGGKTTVLKTLSPNGCVPYLEHEGAVVWDSLSIAEYCAEYQPTLWPSKRSERAIARSISAEMHSGFRGVRSALPMNLGRDARPLAEELTEDVLKDIARIDAIWTDARTRYGADGPYLFGASFGNADAMFAPIVCRFLSYGVTGLSDVSRAYMDAVRQHPLMQEWYKEAADEPVEWQLDMYESIP from the coding sequence ATGGCTGATGGTCGGCTTGTTATTGGTACACAGCGGTATTCTTCGTGGTCTTTGCGGGGCTGGTTGATGGTCAAGCTGGCACAACTGAACATAGATATAGACGTTGTGCCATTGGCTGGTGGTGGCAAAACCACAGTGCTTAAAACGCTGTCTCCCAACGGGTGCGTGCCGTATCTGGAGCATGAAGGCGCTGTGGTGTGGGATTCGCTTTCAATCGCGGAATACTGCGCAGAATATCAACCGACTCTTTGGCCATCCAAACGGAGTGAACGTGCGATAGCGCGCTCCATATCAGCAGAAATGCATTCCGGCTTTCGCGGGGTGCGTTCTGCTCTGCCTATGAATCTGGGGCGAGATGCCCGCCCGCTGGCAGAAGAACTAACGGAAGATGTGCTGAAGGATATCGCCCGGATTGATGCGATTTGGACAGATGCCAGAACCCGTTATGGGGCTGATGGTCCATATCTGTTTGGTGCATCTTTTGGGAATGCAGATGCCATGTTTGCCCCGATTGTCTGCCGGTTCCTATCCTACGGTGTTACAGGATTATCTGATGTTTCCCGCGCGTATATGGATGCCGTGCGCCAGCATCCGCTGATGCAGGAATGGTATAAAGAGGCCGCAGATGAACCGGTAGAGTGGCAACTGGATATGTATGAATCCATCCCCTGA